The proteins below come from a single Hyphomicrobium denitrificans ATCC 51888 genomic window:
- a CDS encoding helix-turn-helix transcriptional regulator produces MTAKCMSISRITANSIDAGKVDAPAVTGQIVLSMVQPGLIAAAHRLRVNYDSKVEYEIESALGCGILISGDPPVFDIEGHGQVRHEAGRAVIAGNGKPVKAFTHYKANQHNAMAGFYLKPDFFERFGPDVTDDGLAALRGLLNVDYQAVVLPKSRRMVEIAKRSLAHPYRGELAELFLETNTLGFVLEAASMLKEANRIANTLGRKNYDRVVQAREIIDANLASPPKSLDLAMQVGLNLTTLQAHFKAAYGTSIFGYIRRERLELSRAMLSDTELPVAKVGYQVGFSSPAAFTAAYRRHFGEPPTRKFPRR; encoded by the coding sequence TTGACTGCAAAGTGCATGTCGATCTCGCGCATAACTGCGAACTCGATCGATGCGGGCAAGGTAGACGCGCCAGCGGTGACCGGCCAGATCGTTCTCAGCATGGTTCAGCCCGGCCTGATTGCTGCCGCTCATCGTTTGAGGGTCAATTACGATAGTAAGGTCGAGTACGAAATCGAGTCCGCACTAGGGTGCGGAATTCTGATTTCCGGCGATCCTCCCGTCTTCGATATCGAAGGGCACGGCCAAGTTCGCCATGAGGCCGGGCGTGCCGTCATCGCGGGCAACGGCAAACCCGTAAAGGCCTTCACCCACTACAAGGCAAACCAGCACAATGCGATGGCCGGCTTCTATCTGAAGCCAGACTTCTTCGAACGCTTCGGGCCGGATGTGACCGATGATGGTCTGGCGGCGTTGCGTGGGTTGTTGAACGTCGACTATCAGGCCGTCGTTCTTCCCAAGTCCCGCCGCATGGTCGAGATCGCGAAGCGCAGTCTCGCGCATCCCTATCGCGGCGAACTTGCTGAACTCTTTCTCGAGACCAACACGCTCGGATTCGTCCTCGAAGCGGCATCTATGCTCAAAGAGGCGAACAGGATTGCGAACACGCTCGGCCGAAAAAACTATGACCGAGTCGTGCAAGCGCGCGAGATCATAGATGCCAACCTCGCATCGCCGCCGAAGTCGCTCGATCTCGCGATGCAGGTTGGGCTCAACCTGACGACCTTGCAGGCGCACTTCAAAGCCGCGTACGGGACGTCGATCTTCGGCTATATACGCCGCGAACGCCTGGAATTGTCGCGCGCGATGCTGAGTGACACGGAACTGCCCGTCGCGAAAGTCGGCTATCAGGTCGGCTTTTCGAGCCCCGCGGCCTTCACAGCCGCCTATCGCCGTCACTTCGGCGAGCCGCCCACGCGCAAGTTTCCCCGCCGATGA
- a CDS encoding ATP-binding protein: protein MLDALFRKVSGFAWFGRSIRHQVLLAISLMLLLATTAAGTIAVVNGRNAVNVEIKASIDFAEGLLRELVRRIAAENLLSNLDYLVSREVDHMRHARIYVQDGGTPPKLLRSSSSDDDGPSPLSETPDWFESLMMPAGGEDHTRVIRVPNGDRQIILKGDPDDEIAEKWQQLSSLAIVASISMLLLVGAFYFVLGWILTPLQALARGLVALEAGENARRLEIPRVVEIADISRKFNSLAASLDQTRAENGELYKQIQSVQEDERREIARELHDEAGPCLFGITASAESINRISIKLDDESARRITTRTDEILSIADRLKAMNRALLKRLHPVSIGKVPLPALIKDLINDFDRRHTDVRIISEIGPFARAYAEKIELTVYRATQEALTNAVRHAQADNILIELREESSRAGSREQEPGILICLRVSDDGVGFKPGAAAGFGLSAMRERVLSAGGTLAVEARNPRGTSIAIKIPAEPRDASRLQVREASRITS, encoded by the coding sequence ATGCTGGACGCCTTGTTTCGGAAAGTTTCGGGGTTTGCCTGGTTCGGACGTTCGATCCGTCATCAGGTCCTGCTCGCGATCTCCTTGATGCTTCTGCTCGCCACCACCGCTGCCGGTACGATTGCTGTCGTCAATGGCCGTAACGCGGTGAACGTCGAGATCAAGGCGTCGATAGATTTCGCGGAGGGTCTGCTGCGCGAACTGGTTCGGCGCATCGCCGCGGAAAACCTGCTTTCGAACCTCGATTACCTCGTGTCGCGGGAAGTCGACCATATGCGCCATGCGCGCATCTATGTTCAGGATGGCGGCACGCCGCCAAAGCTTTTGCGCTCGTCCTCGTCGGACGATGACGGTCCGTCGCCGTTGAGCGAAACGCCAGATTGGTTCGAAAGCCTGATGATGCCGGCTGGCGGCGAGGATCATACACGCGTCATCCGTGTGCCGAATGGCGACCGGCAGATCATTCTCAAAGGCGATCCGGATGATGAAATCGCCGAGAAGTGGCAGCAGCTCTCATCCCTCGCGATCGTTGCTTCGATCTCAATGCTGCTGCTCGTCGGAGCATTCTATTTCGTGCTCGGATGGATACTGACGCCGTTGCAAGCGCTGGCGCGTGGCCTCGTAGCTTTGGAAGCCGGCGAGAATGCGCGGCGTCTCGAAATACCGCGCGTCGTCGAGATCGCCGACATTTCGCGCAAGTTCAATTCGCTTGCGGCATCGCTCGATCAGACGCGGGCGGAAAACGGCGAGCTATACAAGCAAATCCAATCCGTTCAGGAAGACGAAAGGCGCGAAATCGCGCGCGAGCTGCACGACGAAGCAGGGCCTTGTCTGTTCGGCATCACGGCGAGCGCCGAGTCGATCAACAGAATATCGATAAAGCTCGATGACGAGTCGGCGCGCAGAATCACGACGCGAACGGATGAAATCCTGTCGATCGCTGATCGTCTGAAAGCCATGAACCGTGCGCTACTCAAAAGATTGCATCCGGTTTCCATCGGCAAGGTGCCGCTGCCGGCGTTGATCAAGGATCTCATCAACGATTTCGATCGGCGGCATACGGACGTCCGCATCATTTCGGAGATCGGTCCGTTTGCTCGCGCTTATGCTGAGAAAATCGAGCTGACCGTCTACCGGGCGACGCAAGAGGCTTTGACGAACGCCGTCCGGCACGCGCAGGCCGACAACATCCTGATCGAACTGCGGGAAGAATCGTCTCGCGCCGGATCGAGAGAGCAGGAGCCCGGCATCCTGATCTGCTTGCGGGTGAGCGATGACGGCGTCGGTTTCAAACCTGGGGCGGCTGCCGGCTTTGGTCTCTCAGCGATGCGGGAACGTGTGCTTTCCGCTGGCGGGACGCTTGCCGTCGAAGCGCGAAATCCACGCGGCACGTCGATCGCCATCAAAATTCCAGCGGAGCCTAGGGACGCTAGCCGCCTGCAGGTACGCGAAGCTTCACGGATAACATCATGA
- a CDS encoding vWA domain-containing protein → MIFTNPMALYLLPLAILPLLLSVQRQEGYPSLSGFEADRTSQVIALALRIAGTLAMLGLILGIAGLSLRERTIDRFGQGAHIVLLIDRSSSMDDTFAGRPPSGGQESKSAAAKRLLKDFVTERAHDRFGVAAFSTSPIHVLPITDHKKLILGAIDAIDRPGLAFTDVGRGLAMALDMTQEDISQASRAIVLVSDGAAVIARRVQESLRAEFARQPVHLYWLYLRTQGTNGIFEPPPPGVDDIPQVLPERHLNMFLQGLHVPYRAFEAESPEAVKAAITEIGKLEQTPIVYSERVPQYDLSRWAYSLAALGMGVLLAAKFFERSVTPKRGDAHAA, encoded by the coding sequence ATGATCTTCACCAATCCCATGGCGCTCTATTTGTTGCCGCTGGCGATCCTGCCGCTTCTGCTCAGCGTGCAACGCCAGGAGGGCTACCCGTCACTTAGCGGCTTTGAAGCCGACCGAACGTCGCAAGTCATTGCGCTCGCACTCCGGATTGCCGGCACACTGGCGATGCTCGGACTCATTCTCGGCATCGCAGGGCTTTCGCTTCGCGAACGGACGATCGATCGCTTTGGCCAAGGCGCACATATCGTTCTGCTGATCGATCGCTCCTCAAGCATGGACGACACGTTTGCGGGACGACCGCCGAGCGGCGGGCAAGAATCGAAATCAGCAGCCGCAAAACGCTTGCTCAAAGACTTCGTAACGGAGCGTGCCCACGACCGCTTTGGAGTCGCCGCGTTCTCGACATCGCCCATTCATGTGCTGCCAATCACCGATCACAAAAAACTCATTCTCGGAGCAATCGACGCCATCGACCGGCCTGGCCTCGCCTTCACCGACGTCGGCCGCGGCCTTGCGATGGCGCTCGACATGACACAGGAGGACATTTCGCAGGCCTCGCGCGCGATCGTACTCGTCTCGGATGGCGCCGCCGTGATCGCGCGCCGTGTTCAGGAATCGCTACGCGCCGAATTCGCGCGCCAACCGGTCCACCTCTACTGGCTCTATCTTCGCACGCAAGGCACGAACGGAATTTTTGAGCCGCCGCCACCCGGCGTCGACGACATTCCGCAGGTTCTGCCCGAGCGCCATCTGAACATGTTCCTACAGGGGCTGCATGTTCCCTATCGCGCCTTCGAGGCCGAAAGCCCTGAAGCCGTGAAAGCCGCAATTACCGAGATCGGCAAACTCGAGCAGACGCCCATCGTCTATAGCGAACGCGTTCCTCAATACGATCTTTCGCGATGGGCCTACAGCCTCGCCGCACTTGGCATGGGCGTGCTGCTCGCCGCGAAATTTTTCGAACGATCGGTAACGCCGAAGCGGGGGGACGCTCATGCCGCTTAG
- a CDS encoding DUF3617 domain-containing protein — translation MTYRRVSTIYLCGAALLSTSGHALAADVPARKAGQWQLTSVSDSIGMTTIRSCIAATDNVVLGDNSKNCGPVDVKTIANETFVNVTCSAGNSRQKISTLLTGDFNTWYRAVTKITFDPPQAGVSHLGVIVDGKYLGETCEADKSAAAKP, via the coding sequence ATGACCTATCGTAGAGTTTCCACGATTTACCTATGCGGCGCGGCGTTGCTCAGCACGTCCGGACATGCGCTGGCGGCCGACGTTCCGGCAAGAAAGGCGGGACAATGGCAGCTCACATCGGTTTCGGATTCAATCGGGATGACAACCATCAGATCGTGTATCGCCGCGACCGATAACGTCGTTCTCGGCGACAATTCAAAAAATTGTGGACCTGTCGACGTCAAGACAATCGCGAATGAAACATTCGTCAATGTTACGTGCTCGGCCGGAAATAGCCGGCAAAAGATCAGCACATTGCTGACCGGCGATTTCAATACCTGGTATCGAGCCGTTACAAAAATAACGTTCGATCCGCCTCAGGCCGGCGTTTCGCACCTCGGCGTGATCGTCGATGGCAAATATCTCGGCGAGACCTGCGAAGCGGACAAATCCGCCGCGGCCAAACCCTGA
- a CDS encoding methanol dehydrogenase [cytochrome c] subunit — protein sequence MAAGLIGATAPAALAYDGTHCKAPGNCWEPKPGFPEKIAGSKYDPKHDPKELNKQVESRKGEEERNAKRAEHFKKTGKWVYDVKKIQ from the coding sequence ATGGCCGCCGGTCTCATTGGTGCGACCGCACCGGCTGCGCTGGCATACGATGGCACCCACTGCAAAGCTCCTGGCAACTGCTGGGAACCGAAGCCGGGCTTCCCGGAGAAAATCGCGGGTTCGAAATATGACCCGAAGCACGACCCCAAGGAACTCAACAAGCAGGTTGAGTCTCGCAAGGGCGAAGAAGAACGCAATGCGAAGCGCGCAGAACACTTCAAGAAAACGGGCAAGTGGGTCTACGACGTAAAGAAGATTCAGTAG
- a CDS encoding response regulator transcription factor, whose protein sequence is MTKILVIDDHPVVLQGCRRVLEDAGIENITLASNLIDGFRAYRNDKPDVIIIDLAIKKGVLVGLTFIRRLRVHDKHTPILVLTMHEDPMIASQSLRLGANGYILKDTSSVDIVKALQAVRQGRPFLSHTVASAIALMETKGRSNPLSGMTLRELQTLELIAQGKQYAAIAEELHVSYKTIANTCSQIKAKLGVKSLPELMRIAIDHLPEMAGQRTK, encoded by the coding sequence ATGACAAAAATTCTTGTGATCGACGACCATCCCGTTGTGCTGCAGGGATGCCGCCGCGTTCTCGAGGATGCCGGCATCGAAAACATCACGCTGGCCTCGAACCTGATCGATGGCTTCCGTGCTTATCGGAACGACAAGCCCGACGTCATCATTATCGATCTTGCGATCAAGAAGGGCGTTCTCGTCGGTCTGACATTCATCCGGCGATTGCGCGTGCATGACAAGCATACGCCCATCCTGGTTCTGACGATGCATGAGGATCCGATGATCGCCAGCCAGTCGCTGCGCCTCGGAGCCAACGGCTACATCTTAAAGGACACGTCGTCGGTCGATATCGTGAAGGCGCTGCAGGCCGTGCGCCAGGGCAGGCCGTTTCTCAGCCACACGGTCGCGTCGGCGATCGCGCTGATGGAAACCAAGGGCCGCAGCAATCCGCTGAGCGGCATGACGTTACGCGAGCTTCAAACCTTGGAGCTGATCGCGCAGGGTAAGCAATATGCGGCGATCGCCGAGGAACTGCACGTCAGCTATAAGACCATCGCCAACACATGCTCGCAGATCAAGGCGAAGCTCGGTGTGAAATCCCTTCCCGAACTCATGCGCATCGCCATCGATCATCTGCCGGAAATGGCAGGACAGCGGACCAAGTGA
- a CDS encoding VWA domain-containing protein produces the protein MSDELRDVAYSIPWRTSGIRAGAHRSHLYGGGGRFRDIVPLLSLPDPRRIAIRASLNDPFERLLVRRFEQPSAIDVAVLVDVSTSMAFEGRCNKISLAADLAQALAVCAERAGDTFSLLPFDSTLREDLRLQRTLSRAAHSQAIEKLRAFTPEKPGVSGVLEAATAVSGTRRLVFLVSDFLWSTEDARRAGEALAFHDVVPVEIDDSLQLDELPDWGLLNLRDLETGSRRLVAMRPSLKARWQAARQEQRARTRQVFDTTAREMFTIRDRIDWMRLTSFLLYGSV, from the coding sequence GTGAGTGACGAGCTCCGAGATGTCGCCTACAGCATTCCGTGGCGAACGAGCGGCATTCGCGCCGGCGCGCATCGGAGTCATTTGTACGGCGGAGGCGGACGCTTCCGCGATATCGTACCCCTACTCTCTCTTCCCGATCCGAGGCGGATCGCAATCCGCGCTTCGCTGAACGATCCCTTCGAACGCCTTCTCGTGCGCCGCTTCGAGCAGCCGAGCGCGATCGACGTCGCCGTGCTTGTCGACGTTTCGACATCGATGGCATTCGAGGGCCGCTGCAATAAGATTTCACTCGCGGCGGACTTGGCGCAAGCGCTCGCGGTTTGCGCCGAGCGCGCCGGTGATACCTTCTCGCTCCTTCCCTTCGACAGCACGCTGCGAGAGGATTTGCGCCTGCAGAGAACGCTCTCGCGCGCCGCCCACTCGCAAGCCATCGAGAAATTGCGAGCGTTCACTCCGGAAAAACCTGGCGTCTCCGGAGTCTTGGAAGCGGCGACGGCGGTCTCCGGAACACGAAGGCTCGTGTTTCTCGTCTCGGATTTCCTATGGTCGACAGAAGATGCGCGCCGCGCCGGAGAAGCGCTCGCCTTTCACGACGTCGTGCCGGTCGAAATCGACGACAGCTTGCAGCTGGATGAGCTGCCCGACTGGGGCCTTCTCAATCTTCGCGACCTCGAAACGGGCTCACGGAGGCTGGTCGCCATGCGGCCGTCACTCAAAGCACGCTGGCAAGCCGCCCGCCAGGAACAACGCGCGCGCACGCGGCAAGTCTTCGATACGACGGCGCGCGAAATGTTCACGATCCGCGATCGCATCGACTGGATGCGGCTCACGTCATTTCTTCTATACGGAAGCGTTTGA
- the moxG gene encoding cytochrome c(L), periplasmic, producing the protein MKSKLKFTVAAAGLTFCALVGLGTSAGAQEVFRNTVTGEALDVEGQAPKEGRDTPAVKQFMQTGVDPYVEVAGCLPKGEEIYLESCSGCHGHLGEGKVGPGLNDSYWTYPKNTTDKGLFETIFGGANGMMGPHGQDLELDNMLKLIAWIRHIQKDDVADADWLSDEQKKNFKPFDIKAWEATGKAAAEKAQCKISGN; encoded by the coding sequence CTGAAATCAAAGTTGAAATTCACAGTGGCGGCAGCGGGCCTGACTTTCTGTGCGTTGGTGGGGCTCGGTACGAGCGCCGGCGCACAGGAAGTTTTCCGGAATACGGTGACCGGCGAAGCGCTCGACGTAGAAGGTCAGGCTCCGAAAGAAGGGCGCGACACTCCTGCGGTCAAGCAGTTCATGCAGACGGGCGTCGACCCCTACGTTGAAGTCGCTGGCTGCCTTCCGAAAGGTGAGGAAATCTATCTCGAGTCTTGCTCGGGCTGCCATGGTCACCTCGGCGAAGGCAAAGTTGGACCGGGGCTCAACGACTCCTATTGGACCTACCCGAAAAACACGACCGACAAAGGCCTGTTCGAAACGATCTTCGGCGGCGCCAACGGCATGATGGGTCCGCACGGTCAGGATCTCGAACTCGACAACATGCTGAAGCTCATCGCCTGGATTCGCCACATCCAGAAAGATGATGTCGCGGATGCCGATTGGCTGAGCGACGAGCAGAAAAAGAACTTCAAGCCCTTCGACATCAAAGCCTGGGAAGCCACGGGCAAAGCTGCTGCCGAAAAGGCGCAGTGCAAGATTTCCGGAAACTAG
- the moxJ gene encoding methanol oxidation system protein MoxJ — translation MPLSIRTDRSHSTIGKVSRPLLAAAGLSVLAWTSITPSFAQDATTKTAVDSSVLRVCAAANEAPYSTKDENGFENKIAKIIAEGIGRKAEFVWSAKPAIYAVRDQLDKKLCDIVVGTDAGDERVLTSKPYYRAPYVFIVRKDSNLKIANWDSPDLAKAGKIGFVPSTPASVMMEKEDLYNDNINYASSLTNFKDRRNAYTRIPPDRMVGEVANQTAGLAVAFAPEVARYVKANDALKLIVVPDNNVRSDGMKVPFHFDQSFAVRKDDKALLSAIDEALPKVQSKIEDVLKDEGIPLVQPASNK, via the coding sequence ATGCCGCTTAGTATCCGTACGGATCGAAGCCATAGCACCATCGGCAAGGTTTCCAGACCGTTGCTCGCCGCCGCCGGGCTTTCCGTCCTAGCTTGGACGTCGATCACTCCGTCCTTTGCGCAAGACGCAACGACGAAAACAGCGGTCGACAGCTCCGTCCTTCGCGTATGCGCAGCCGCAAACGAAGCTCCGTATTCCACGAAGGACGAAAACGGCTTCGAAAATAAAATCGCGAAGATCATCGCTGAAGGGATCGGCCGCAAGGCGGAATTCGTATGGTCGGCGAAACCAGCGATCTACGCAGTTCGCGACCAGCTCGACAAAAAGCTCTGTGACATCGTCGTCGGAACCGATGCCGGTGACGAACGCGTCCTGACATCGAAGCCCTATTATCGCGCGCCTTACGTTTTCATCGTGCGCAAAGACTCGAACTTGAAGATCGCGAACTGGGACAGCCCGGACTTGGCGAAGGCCGGCAAGATCGGCTTCGTGCCGAGCACGCCCGCGTCGGTCATGATGGAAAAAGAAGATCTGTATAACGACAACATCAATTACGCATCGTCGCTGACGAACTTCAAAGATCGCAGAAACGCTTATACGCGCATTCCGCCCGATCGCATGGTGGGCGAGGTCGCGAACCAGACCGCTGGGCTCGCGGTGGCGTTTGCTCCCGAAGTCGCGCGCTACGTGAAGGCAAACGATGCGCTGAAACTGATTGTCGTCCCCGACAACAACGTGCGCTCGGACGGCATGAAGGTTCCGTTCCATTTCGACCAATCGTTTGCCGTTCGCAAGGACGACAAAGCATTGCTCTCAGCAATCGATGAAGCGCTGCCCAAGGTGCAATCGAAAATCGAAGATGTTCTGAAGGACGAGGGAATCCCTCTCGTTCAGCCGGCATCCAATAAATAA
- a CDS encoding methanol/ethanol family PQQ-dependent dehydrogenase, which produces MSASCMALAAAVHMGAATSALANDKLIELSNSNENWVMPGKNYDSNNYSTSTQINVDNVKQLKHAWSFSTGELHGHEGAPLVIGDVMYVHSSFPNKTFALDLNDPGHILWQHSPKQDPAARSVACCDLVNRGLAYWPGDDKTPSLIIKTQLDGHLVALNAKTGEEFWKVENGDIKVGQTLTQAPYVVHDLAIVGSSGAELGVRGHVTAYNVRTGEQAWRYYATGPDAEIGLADDFNSANPHYGQKGLGTATWEGDAWKIGGGTNWGWYAYDPAANLIYYGSGNPAPWNETMRPGDNKWTMTITARDADTGKMKFGYQKTPHDEWDFAGVNVIMLSEQTDKTGKKRKLLTHPDRNGIVYTLDRENGDLISADKLDDTVNVFKTVDLKTGLPVRDPEYGTRMDHKGTDICPSAMGYHNQGHDSYDPQKQLFFMGINHICMDWEPFMLPYRAGQFFVGATLWMYPGPKGDRQNYLGLGQIKAYNAITNEYKWQHMERFSVWGGTLATAGNLVFYGTLDGFLKARNSDTGQLVWKHKLPSGVIGYPMTYEHKGVQYIAVMSGVGGWPGVGLVFDLQDPTAGLGAVGAFKNLQNYTQMGGSLEVFSLDGKNPYDDVNVGEYEKG; this is translated from the coding sequence ATGTCGGCGTCCTGCATGGCGTTAGCTGCCGCCGTGCACATGGGCGCGGCCACCAGCGCGCTTGCGAACGACAAGCTCATCGAGCTGTCGAACAGCAATGAAAACTGGGTAATGCCGGGCAAAAACTACGATTCGAACAACTACAGCACGAGCACGCAGATCAACGTCGACAACGTCAAGCAGCTGAAGCACGCCTGGTCGTTCTCGACCGGCGAGCTGCATGGCCATGAAGGTGCACCGCTCGTCATCGGCGACGTGATGTACGTTCACAGCTCGTTCCCGAACAAGACCTTCGCGCTCGATCTCAACGATCCCGGCCACATCCTGTGGCAGCACAGCCCGAAGCAGGATCCGGCCGCACGCTCGGTTGCCTGCTGCGACCTCGTTAACCGCGGTCTGGCGTACTGGCCGGGCGATGACAAGACACCTTCGCTGATCATCAAGACGCAGCTCGACGGCCATCTCGTCGCGTTGAACGCCAAGACGGGCGAAGAGTTCTGGAAGGTTGAGAACGGCGACATCAAGGTCGGTCAGACGCTCACGCAGGCTCCCTATGTCGTTCACGATCTCGCGATCGTCGGTTCGTCAGGCGCCGAACTCGGCGTTCGTGGCCACGTGACAGCCTACAACGTCCGCACGGGCGAGCAGGCTTGGCGTTACTACGCGACCGGTCCCGATGCCGAAATCGGTCTTGCTGACGACTTCAACAGCGCCAACCCGCACTATGGTCAAAAGGGCCTCGGCACCGCGACCTGGGAAGGCGATGCGTGGAAGATCGGCGGCGGCACGAACTGGGGCTGGTATGCCTACGATCCGGCAGCCAACCTGATCTATTACGGGTCCGGCAACCCGGCTCCGTGGAACGAGACGATGCGTCCTGGCGACAACAAGTGGACCATGACGATCACGGCTCGCGACGCCGACACCGGCAAGATGAAGTTCGGCTACCAGAAGACCCCGCACGACGAGTGGGATTTCGCTGGCGTCAACGTCATCATGCTTTCCGAGCAGACCGACAAGACCGGCAAGAAGCGTAAGCTTCTGACGCATCCCGATCGTAACGGCATCGTCTACACGCTCGATCGTGAAAACGGTGACTTGATTTCGGCCGACAAGCTTGACGATACCGTCAACGTGTTCAAGACGGTCGACCTCAAGACCGGCCTTCCGGTTCGCGATCCGGAATACGGCACCCGTATGGACCACAAGGGCACGGACATCTGCCCGTCGGCCATGGGGTACCACAACCAGGGTCACGACTCCTACGATCCCCAGAAGCAGCTGTTCTTCATGGGCATCAACCACATCTGCATGGACTGGGAGCCATTCATGCTTCCCTACCGTGCCGGCCAGTTCTTCGTCGGCGCGACGCTGTGGATGTACCCGGGCCCGAAAGGCGATCGTCAGAACTACCTCGGTCTTGGTCAGATCAAGGCCTACAACGCGATCACCAACGAGTACAAGTGGCAGCACATGGAGCGCTTCTCGGTCTGGGGCGGCACGCTCGCGACCGCAGGCAATCTGGTGTTCTACGGAACGCTCGATGGCTTCCTCAAGGCTCGCAACTCGGACACCGGACAGCTGGTCTGGAAGCATAAGCTTCCGTCGGGCGTGATCGGTTACCCGATGACGTACGAGCACAAGGGCGTCCAGTACATCGCTGTGATGTCGGGCGTTGGCGGTTGGCCGGGCGTTGGTCTGGTGTTCGACCTTCAGGACCCGACCGCAGGTCTCGGCGCGGTTGGCGCATTCAAGAACCTGCAGAACTACACGCAGATGGGCGGCAGCCTCGAGGTGTTCTCGCTTGATGGCAAGAACCCCTACGACGACGTCAACGTCGGCGAGTACGAGAAGGGCTGA
- a CDS encoding AAA family ATPase yields MNGALAGLEQEQTALKSMNLADWRQHALELESEVAKAVVGQDRAIRLMVIAIFARGHVLLEGDVGVGKTTLLRAVARTLGGAYERVEGTIDLMPSDMIYYTFLNEEGKPRVEPGPVLRHGSDLSVFFFNEINRARPQVHSLLLRLMAERSITAFNTEHSFPHLLVFADRNRIEREETFELPAAARDRFLMEVAIATPPDEESRRQLLFETRFHDVDALIGILKEGVVDYRQLNALAKVIQSSITVSPALERYTLDLWNAVRNPASAGLNVAGVDVGKLVAGGASPRGMSYLIRAARVSAWLTGRDMVVPEDIRDIFYECMAHRIFLAPVYELRREELVRALISDVFAKVPAP; encoded by the coding sequence ATGAATGGCGCGCTCGCGGGCTTGGAACAGGAACAAACCGCCTTGAAAAGCATGAATCTCGCGGACTGGCGTCAACACGCGCTCGAGCTTGAAAGCGAGGTTGCAAAAGCGGTGGTCGGGCAGGACCGCGCAATACGCCTCATGGTCATCGCCATCTTCGCGCGCGGCCACGTCCTGCTCGAAGGCGACGTCGGCGTCGGCAAAACCACCTTGCTCAGAGCCGTCGCACGAACGCTCGGCGGCGCTTACGAACGCGTCGAAGGCACGATCGATCTCATGCCTTCGGACATGATCTACTACACGTTTCTGAACGAAGAAGGAAAACCGCGCGTCGAGCCCGGCCCGGTACTTCGTCACGGCAGCGATCTTTCGGTATTCTTCTTCAACGAAATCAACCGCGCCCGTCCGCAGGTTCACTCTCTGCTCCTGCGCTTGATGGCCGAACGCAGCATTACGGCCTTCAACACGGAACATTCGTTCCCGCATCTTCTGGTGTTCGCCGACCGAAACCGCATCGAGCGCGAAGAGACGTTCGAGCTTCCCGCAGCCGCGCGCGATCGCTTCCTGATGGAAGTCGCCATCGCCACGCCGCCAGATGAAGAGTCACGCCGGCAACTTCTGTTCGAGACTCGTTTCCACGACGTCGACGCGCTGATCGGCATTTTGAAGGAAGGCGTCGTCGATTATCGGCAGCTCAATGCGCTGGCGAAAGTCATTCAGTCTAGCATCACCGTCAGCCCCGCGCTCGAACGCTACACGCTCGATCTCTGGAACGCGGTTCGCAATCCCGCAAGCGCCGGCCTGAACGTTGCAGGCGTCGACGTCGGCAAGCTGGTCGCGGGCGGCGCCAGCCCTCGCGGCATGAGCTACCTGATCCGCGCCGCACGCGTGTCAGCATGGTTGACCGGCCGCGACATGGTCGTGCCGGAAGATATTCGAGATATTTTCTACGAATGCATGGCGCACCGCATCTTCCTTGCGCCCGTCTACGAGCTACGACGCGAAGAACTCGTCCGCGCATTGATCAGCGACGTCTTTGCGAAGGTGCCCGCGCCGTGA